The following are encoded together in the Lathyrus oleraceus cultivar Zhongwan6 chromosome 3, CAAS_Psat_ZW6_1.0, whole genome shotgun sequence genome:
- the LOC127132596 gene encoding uncharacterized protein LOC127132596 yields the protein MANIPDPDIDDDFRDLYKEYTGPLGSGSAQEKAKSNKRSNPGSDEEDEVRDPNAIPTGFISRDAKVWEAKSKATERNWKKRKEEEMICKLCGESGHFTQGCPSTLGANHKSQELFQRIPARDKNVRALFTEKVITKIERDIGCKIKMDEKFIIVSSKDRLVMAKGVDAVHKIREEGEQKGSSSSHMNRSRSPPPQRSRSPPHQRSPVNARFQRSEPQRSHSTPRNAPQFQQRFGRQERAVDDRVREDSQKFSRDSPQAYGNSGPRGRSSQSRSPRQAASHAGNSYNSFDGRNHNMSTFRNDGWDSHRREVGIQPAQQFDHNASPKTLEELELEYKKEAMELMKIRDREEDEENFKHREAIKDLREKYMNKVALVSATHAKQWDEFFKLDAQRRQQQAIQQMSPGYRGYKQQNFADYDRSPVNPPYGGTNLPLESRNRFSNSTEPSYPTRPHDNFGEFHRRGDFAKAYNRY from the exons ATGGCCAATATCCCCGATCCAGATATCGATGACGATTTTCGTGATCTTTACAAAGAGTACACTGGTCCCCTAGGATCTGGATCTGCTCAAGAGAAAGCAAAATCAAACAAAAGGTCTAATCCTGGTTctgacgaagaagatgaagttcgTGACCCTAATGCTATTCCAACTGGTTTCATCAGCCGCGATGCTAAGGTCTGGGAAGCTAAATCCAAAGCTACTGAGAGAAATTggaagaaaagaaaagaagaagaaatgaTTTGCAAACTGTGTGGCGAATCAGGTCATTTCACTCAG GGTTGTCCATCTACCCTTGGAGCAAACCATAAGTCTCAAGAATTATTTCAAAGGATACCTGCAAGAGACAAAAATGTAAGAGCACTTTTCACCGAGAAAGTTATAACTAAGATTGAAAGGGATATTGGCTGCAAAATTAAGATGGACGAGAAATTCATTATTGTTAGCAGTAAGGATAGATTAGTTATGGCTAAAGGTGTTGATGCTGTGCATAAGATAAGAGAGGAAGGTGAACAAAAAGGATCTTCCAGTTCTCACATGAACCGATCAAGGTCACCGCCACCACAACGATCAAGGTCACCACCACATCAGAGAAGTCCTGTCAATGCCCGGTTTCAGCGTTCTGAGCCTCAGAGATCTCATTCTACACCACGGAATGCACCCCAGTTTCAGCAAAGGTTTGGCAGGCAAGAGAGGGCTGTCGATGACCGTGTTCGAGAGGACAGTCAAAAGTTTTCAAGAGATTCTCCACAAG CTTATGGGAATAGTGGACCTAGAGGTCGTTCAAGCCAGTCAAGATCTCCAAGACAAGCAGCCTCACATGCAGGAAACTCTTATAATTCATTTGATGGGCGTAATCATAACATGAGCACGTTTAGAAATGATGGTTGGGATTCTCATAGGAGAGAGGTTGGTATCCAACCTGCCCAACAGTTTGATCACAATGCTTCACCTAAGACTCTTGAAGAATTAGAGTTGGAGTATAAAAAGGAGGCAATGGAGCTAATGAAAATCCGTGAcagagaagaagatgaagaaaacTTCAAACACCGTGAG GCTATTAAAGATTTGAGGGAGAAGTACATGAATAAAGTTGCTTTGGTGAGTGCCACACACGCAAAACAATGGGATGAGTTTTTTAAGCTTGACGCTCAGAGGCGTCAACAACAGGCAATCCAGCAAATGTCTCCTGGGTACCGTGGTTATAAACAGCAGAATTTTGCTGACTATGATAGGTCCCCTGTCAATCCTCCTTATGGTGGAACCAATTTACCTTTGGAATCAAGGAACAGGTTCTCAAACAGTACAGAGCCTTCTTATCCTACAAGACCTCATGATAATTTTGGGGAATTTCATAGGCGTGGAGATTTTGCAAAAGCTTACAACCGATATTAA